The Hymenobacter oligotrophus genome segment CGACAGCCCGTTTTGCGACGTTAGGGTACGGAACGTAAGATTTTGGGCCAGCCCCCACGAGCTGGCAAGCAGCCAGCAGCACGCTGCTAGCAAGAAGTACAGCCTTGGTAGCTGCGGAAACCCAAAACGCATCATTTAGCGCAAGTAAGCCGGCATATCGCAGCTTGCCAAACGCGCGTGCAATACGGAGCAAGCCGCAGCCAAGCGGGCAAGTTTGCACCCTAGGTCTGGCTCGCTAATCTGCTACCGCCAGCAGTCATCTAGAGCTGATCAAACTGTACCCGATTAAGCTGCAGGTAGGCCAGGAGCTGTCGAAGAGTTCGGCTAGAACTGAGCTCAAAGCCCTCGCTGTTCAGCGACCTGCCGATTGCTATTACGGTCGTGTTTGCCCTAGCTATCCAGCAAGAGGTGCTGCACGACAGGCACCCGCTCGTACTTAGAGCTTAAAGAATTTTCGACTGGATTAGTCATTACGGCTGCAGCTACAAATACCGTCATAGCTAACAAGCATAAGAGACCAGTCCCAACTTCTCTTTAAACAATGATTCCGCGGCTCAAGTGATATGTACTTGAGCCGCGGAATCATTGTTTAAAGAGTAGGTTTTACTCTACTGTTAAGCGCCGTACAATAGTTGCTCCATCAAGGTGAATTTGTATTAGGTACACCCCTTTTGCAAAATCACGTACGTCGATATTATTTTTTACTTCTGCTAGGTCAATTATTTTGACTACACGGCCTGCTAAGTCTGAGATTAAAACTTTAACTGCGCCCGAAGTAACTTTATTGGCCAATTCCAACCGAACATATTGATGCGCCGGGTTGGGAAACAATGCAACTTGTAGGCCGTTATCTGCGGCTTTACCGGACAATATTTGATTTGTAAGCGTTAGAGCAAAACGCCCTCCGATTAGCATCGGTTGTCCCACTGAGAACTGATAAGTTTTCTGCTGAGACAGATTATGCCTTAGCCCCAATTGTTTATCCTCAAGCCAAACATTAGTGCCAACCGGCAACGCATTAACAGATTCTAAATTCAGTTGATGCACTCCAGCATTTGCAACACGGACAGTCAACGGAACGGGCACATTTAGTGACTGCTCTGGCAAACCATTTATGCTCAAGCTTGCATCCCCTGCAGTAATCCAGAGCTGCGGCAGGTCCGACACACTGATCTTTCGTGCGTCCTCACTTGCTTTGAATGTATCAGCACAATCTGGGGCCCAATAAATAGACGCTTCATCAGCCTGCTCTTTATTATCAACTAATGATAGGTTTACGATGGGCCTTGTGTCAGCAGTGGTTCGGCTCACAACAGGATTGACATACGTAGTTGCCCGAGCACTTTGCGGTATTGTGAAAGTAGTTCTATCGGTGTTAACCCGCACAAAAAAGCCTTGCATGGAGGCGATAAACGGATTGCCCACTCCGTTAACATAACTTCTATAATTGCCTGTATAAGTACCTGAGCTTTGGTAGACATACATTGCCCCTTCAACTCCTGCTTGTACCGGTACTTTCGACCAGTCGAGTGGAGCTGCAAAAGGGTTACCTAACAGGTGCCATCCAGATTCGGGCTGCGTTCCACGAGACAACCCAATGAGGGTCACATCACGCTGAATCAGAGAGCCGCTGATCCGCACAGTTCCCGGGGGAATGTGCATAGTGAAGGATTTACCCGCTGGTAGTCCTGCGTCTAACGTTCCCGGCGACGTCCAACCAGCTCCGAAACCGGCCCCAGCCGTCAATCTCGATTCCTCATATGAAAACACCGTTGGATAAGGGTTTACATTCCAGGGGGTCGAACTTGTATTGAAATCCGGATTAACAACCAACGGTCCAGTGGACCGCATATCGCTTAGCTTCCGGTTTTCAACCGGGCTGCTAATATGTCGGTACCCAGGCCCGCTGTTGCGGCTTGAACTGATATAACGCTCTACCGTAACATCTCCAATAATGCTTCCACCAGCATTAACATGCATTGCAGTAGCGCCTAGGATGGAACGAAGCGTCAGGGATGCTTGAACGGTTAAATCTTTCGTGGTTGTTATAACATTGCTAACCTCTACGGCAGTTTTTTGCGTCGTTGGACCGGCGATTATCCATTCCGAGAGGCGGAGTATGCCATTTCCACTAATCGTCGCGGATCTTGGCTCATTGGGCTTACCAGTAATTAGTACAGCCACCGCGGAAACAAAAGAACCATCACATATCAGGTTCCTTTCAACCGTTAGCCTACCAGCACTCAAGCTCATTGTTGCTCCAGTTGCAATAGTAATGTCCCGTGCTGTGGCTGTAGCACTTACGCTAGGATAGCGCGGCACACCTGCTGGTATCAGCGCATCAACATCTGTATCTGGCACACCTGCGTTCCAATTAGCCGCGTTCGCCCACGCGGTGCTGCTTGCTCCGGTCCATGTGGTATAAGGGTACACGGAAAAAGGCGTTGCACTTGTGGCAACTCCTTCTGGGGTTACCACCCGAACAAGGCCAGTTGTGGCACCAACCGGAACTTGAGCACTGATTTGATTTCCCTCTTTGTTAATACTAAAGGATGCGGATAAACCATTAAAAGTTACAGCGGTAGCAGCAGTAAAATTCTCGCCAGAAATAACAACATTAGTGACTGCTGTAGAAACACCAACATTAGGAGTAAAACTGCTAATAACTGGGTATGGCGTAAGCTTGCAAGCGAACATATCCTTTGCACCACTCGCGGTAACTGTTCCAGCCTCTGCGCCGAATGAAATCGTTCCTTGCATTGATCCGGTAGTTAATACGTGGTTATTAACAGGTTGACACGCTACATCCCAAAATATCAAATTGCTGTTTGCTGATACGCGCCTTTCCCAAACTCTTTTACCTGTCGAATCGATGGCCCCCACAATGTTTCCGGCTTGGGTGTTGTTAAGAGTTCCATAACCACATACTACCACTTGTCCATCAGAACCTCGTTGTCCAGCATAAGCAACATCATGTGTATAGCGCGTTCCGTAGGTTTTAATCAATTTAATAGCACCTTTCGACGTAAGGCGGTACACCAACATATCATTGCCTGGCATAGGAAAGGTGCCATCATAAACATTGTAAGTAGTACCGCCTAGACTCATAACATTTCCTGGCATATTTCCGATGCCATAAACGGAGCCAGATTCGTCGCTTACAAGGTCATATACATTAAAATCGGCACCTCCCACGCTCCACCTTGGGTTGAGGTCGGCATCCAGACAGGCGGTAAACTTTGTGTCGGTTGCACTCCAACCTGGCGGCCTGGTGCTTCCTCCCTGAACCGTTCCGCCAAAAGGCGGTGTATAGCCGTCTCGCCCGCCGTAATCGCCGGCTACATACAGCCATTTACGGCGTTGATCAAACCCAACAGCAGTAGGATTTATCTGTTGGTCCTTGCGCACGCGGGAGGCGGTAATTTGCCCCGTTGCATTTATGCGATGAATGATTAATTCAAAAAATGCAGGATTATTGGGATAAGGCTCTACAGCATACGCTAGATAGCCGATCCCATTTTTTTCGTCTAGTGCCAGCTTAGCAACTGTGCGGGCGTAATTATCGGCTACAAAAAGCTTCGCCCAATTAGGTGTTCCATCGGGGGCAAAAGCGACTACAAATGCACAATAATTGTGGGTTGCAAATGTAGTAACAGCAGCAGACATGCCTTCCACATTTACAGTGGATGGGGTATTTCCTGCTGCCCATATAGTACCGGACTCATCCACGCTTAGTTCGGTAATTTTGATTGCACCCCAAGTCGAGCTTATTTGCTTAACCCATTGCGGCTGCCCTGTGGCGTCGTAGCAAATTAGCAAGCACTCAGGGTATGCACTCTGTGCTGTACGTGTAAACGGGCCTACCTTGATACTACCTGTGAATTGTGCTATTGCATAACTATTGCCGTTGGGGGCTACTGCAACGGCAAGCCCCGTTGCCGCTTGATTAGCGGCTCCGGCATTCTTTGCCCATTTAAAATTGGGTTGGGCTATTGCCGAGCTTACAACGCCCACGCACAATACCCAGTAGATGAGGGTGAGCTTAAGCAGCGTTGCACATTTGCCGTAAGGATACCTGTGTAAAACTATTCTCATAAGATATTACTGTTTGGGGAGTAAAGATAAAAAACAAAGCACCTGCAACATGCAATAGCAAGTCGCAGGTGCTTTGCACATGCCAAACCAAACCCTACTTCGCCGCTTCCACTTTGGTGTCAATGCTCAGTTCTTTCAGCTGAGCCGAGGAAATCTCCGAAGGCGAGTCGATCATCACGTCGCGGCCGGAGTTGTTTTTTGGGAAGGCAATAAAGTCGCGGATGGAATCGGCGCCGCCGAACATGGAGCACAGGCGGTCGAAGCCGAAGGCAATGCCGCCGTGGGGCGGCGCGCCGTACTCGAAGGCATCGAGCAAGAAGCCGAACTGCGCCTTGGCTTCTTCTTCGGAGAAACCCAGGAGCTTGAACATGCTGGCCTGCACGGCGCGGTCGTGGATGCGAATGGAGCCGCCGCCGATTTCGGTGCCGTTGATTACTAGGTCATACGCATTGGCGCGCACCTGGCCGGGGTTGGTTTCGAGCAGCGGAATGTCCTCGGGCTTGGGCGAGGTGAAGGGGTGGTGCATGGCGTAGTAGCGGCCGTCCTCTTCGTTGAACTCGAGCAGCGGGAAATCGACTACCCACAGCGGACGGAAGTCCTCCTTGTTGCGCAGACCTAGGCGCTGGCCCATTTCGAGGCGCAGCTCGTTGAGGGCTTTGCGGGTTTTGTCGGCGGGGCCGGCCAAAATCAGCAGCAAGTCGCCGGGGTTGGCGTTGAAGGCGGCTTTCCACTGCTGCAGCAGCTCTTGCGAGTAGAACTTATCAACCGACGACTTCACGTTGCCGTCCTGCTCTACGCGGGCGTATACCAAGCCGGTAGCGCCTACTTGTGGGCGCTTCACGAAATCGGTAAGCTCGTCGAGCTGCTTGCGGGTGAACTGGGCGCAGGTGGCGGCGTTGATGCCCACTACCAGCTCGGCGCTATCGAATACCGGGAAGCCGTGGCCTTTCACCACGTCGTTCAACTCCACGAACTGCATGGCAAAGCGCGTGTCGGGCTTGTCGGAGCCGTAGAGGCGCATAGCGTCGGCGTAGGTCATGCGCGGAAACTCGCCCGGGTCGAAGCCTTTCACCTCCACAAACATCTGGCGCGTCATGCCTTCGAAGGTTTGCAGAATGTCTTCCTGCGTTACGAAGGCCATTTCGCAGTCGATCTGCGTGAACTCGGGCTGGCGGTCGGCACGTAGGTCTTCGTCGCGGAAGCACTTCACGATTTGGAAGTACCGGTCGAAGCCCGACACCATCAGCAGCTGCTTAAAGGTTTGGGGCGACTGCGGCAGGGCGTAGAACTGACCGGGGTTCATGCGCGAGGGCACCACAAAGTCCCGGGCGCCTTCGGGCGTGCTCTTGATGAGCACCGGGGTTTCTACTTCCAGAAAGCCCTGGTTATCCAAGTACCGGCGCACCGACTGGGCCAGGCGGTGGCGCAGCTCGAGGTTGCGGCGCACGGGGTTGCGGCGCAAATCGAGGTAGCGGTACTTCATGCGCAGGTCGTCGCCGCCGTCGGTTTCGTCTTCGATGAGGAACGGCGGCAGCTTGGCGGGGTTAAGCACCTGCAGGGTTTCGGGCCGAATTTCGATGTCGCCGGTGGGCAGGTTGGGGTTTTTGTTGTAGCGCTCGGCTACGCGGCCCGTAATGCTCACCACAAACTCGCGGCCTAGGTTGCGGGCTTGCTCGCGCAGCTCGTCGGCCTCCACGCCTTGCTCAAATACCACCTGGGTAAGGCCGTAACGGTCGCGCAAATCCAGGTAAAGCACGGCGCCTTTGTCGCGGGTGCGCTGTACCCAGCCGCACAGCGTAACGGTTTGGCCAACATTTGCTAGGCGGAGTTCACCGCAGGTATTCGTTCGAAGCATAAGCTCAGAGGTAGGCCCACCCCCTAGGGCGGGCAGCCGGACAACTAAATCGGAGGCGGCAAAGATAGGCAAGCCGTGCGGCCGATGGGTACGTACAAGGAGCTTCGTTAATTTTGGCCCGGATTCTGCAAAGGGCGCCTCAGCTACTTCTCAACTCCGGACTTTCTACTCCTACCACCGATATGAAACGCTTTGCGCTGACGCTCGTCGCTGCTACTCTATTGGCCTTGCCCGCCGCCCACGCCCAAACCAAGGTGAAGACGAAAACCAAGTCGGAAACCACGGGCACCGAAATCAAAACCAAGTCGACGGCCGAGCCGGTGGTGCTCGATGGCGCCGTTAAGCGCGTAGAAACCTTGTCGGGCATCGACATTTTTCCGAAGCCCAACTCCAACTCGGTGCTGCTGAGCTTTACGCAGCAGTTTACCAAGCCTGGCAAGCTCACCGTTACCGACTATAAGAACAACGCCATTTACACGCAGGAGCTCGACCCTGCCACCCACACCGGTGCCCCCGTCGACCTAGGCCACATTCCGGCCGGTACGTACTTAGTAGAGGCCAAAATCGACAATTACCTGTACTGGAAGAAGGTGCGCATTAAGTACCCCTCCACGCCGGTAGCCACCAAGAAGAAGCGCGGCCGCCGTTAAGGCCTCATATACAACGTCATGCTCCATCTGGCGTCCGCGCAGTCGAAGCATCCCTACCGCTTCGTCGAATAGTAGAATACTATCAGCAGAGATGCTTCGGCTGCGCGGACGCCAGATGGAGC includes the following:
- a CDS encoding T9SS type A sorting domain-containing protein, whose protein sequence is MRIVLHRYPYGKCATLLKLTLIYWVLCVGVVSSAIAQPNFKWAKNAGAANQAATGLAVAVAPNGNSYAIAQFTGSIKVGPFTRTAQSAYPECLLICYDATGQPQWVKQISSTWGAIKITELSVDESGTIWAAGNTPSTVNVEGMSAAVTTFATHNYCAFVVAFAPDGTPNWAKLFVADNYARTVAKLALDEKNGIGYLAYAVEPYPNNPAFFELIIHRINATGQITASRVRKDQQINPTAVGFDQRRKWLYVAGDYGGRDGYTPPFGGTVQGGSTRPPGWSATDTKFTACLDADLNPRWSVGGADFNVYDLVSDESGSVYGIGNMPGNVMSLGGTTYNVYDGTFPMPGNDMLVYRLTSKGAIKLIKTYGTRYTHDVAYAGQRGSDGQVVVCGYGTLNNTQAGNIVGAIDSTGKRVWERRVSANSNLIFWDVACQPVNNHVLTTGSMQGTISFGAEAGTVTASGAKDMFACKLTPYPVISSFTPNVGVSTAVTNVVISGENFTAATAVTFNGLSASFSINKEGNQISAQVPVGATTGLVRVVTPEGVATSATPFSVYPYTTWTGASSTAWANAANWNAGVPDTDVDALIPAGVPRYPSVSATATARDITIATGATMSLSAGRLTVERNLICDGSFVSAVAVLITGKPNEPRSATISGNGILRLSEWIIAGPTTQKTAVEVSNVITTTKDLTVQASLTLRSILGATAMHVNAGGSIIGDVTVERYISSSRNSGPGYRHISSPVENRKLSDMRSTGPLVVNPDFNTSSTPWNVNPYPTVFSYEESRLTAGAGFGAGWTSPGTLDAGLPAGKSFTMHIPPGTVRISGSLIQRDVTLIGLSRGTQPESGWHLLGNPFAAPLDWSKVPVQAGVEGAMYVYQSSGTYTGNYRSYVNGVGNPFIASMQGFFVRVNTDRTTFTIPQSARATTYVNPVVSRTTADTRPIVNLSLVDNKEQADEASIYWAPDCADTFKASEDARKISVSDLPQLWITAGDASLSINGLPEQSLNVPVPLTVRVANAGVHQLNLESVNALPVGTNVWLEDKQLGLRHNLSQQKTYQFSVGQPMLIGGRFALTLTNQILSGKAADNGLQVALFPNPAHQYVRLELANKVTSGAVKVLISDLAGRVVKIIDLAEVKNNIDVRDFAKGVYLIQIHLDGATIVRRLTVE
- the aspS gene encoding aspartate--tRNA ligase — translated: MLRTNTCGELRLANVGQTVTLCGWVQRTRDKGAVLYLDLRDRYGLTQVVFEQGVEADELREQARNLGREFVVSITGRVAERYNKNPNLPTGDIEIRPETLQVLNPAKLPPFLIEDETDGGDDLRMKYRYLDLRRNPVRRNLELRHRLAQSVRRYLDNQGFLEVETPVLIKSTPEGARDFVVPSRMNPGQFYALPQSPQTFKQLLMVSGFDRYFQIVKCFRDEDLRADRQPEFTQIDCEMAFVTQEDILQTFEGMTRQMFVEVKGFDPGEFPRMTYADAMRLYGSDKPDTRFAMQFVELNDVVKGHGFPVFDSAELVVGINAATCAQFTRKQLDELTDFVKRPQVGATGLVYARVEQDGNVKSSVDKFYSQELLQQWKAAFNANPGDLLLILAGPADKTRKALNELRLEMGQRLGLRNKEDFRPLWVVDFPLLEFNEEDGRYYAMHHPFTSPKPEDIPLLETNPGQVRANAYDLVINGTEIGGGSIRIHDRAVQASMFKLLGFSEEEAKAQFGFLLDAFEYGAPPHGGIAFGFDRLCSMFGGADSIRDFIAFPKNNSGRDVMIDSPSEISSAQLKELSIDTKVEAAK